In Nitrospira sp. MA-1, the genomic window TTAAGGAAGGCATGATATGGAGGTCTTCCCCAATTTAGAGTTCATGCCTAGGGTCGCCATAACCAAAACAAAGAAACCAGTCCCAACAGACTTACACAGCTGATGATGATGAGTAAAATACCTTCCATGGTGTTGCCTCTCTTTTTATTCAGTCGTCTGTCATCTGTTCCTGGTTCACAATAAAAGCAACCTTGATGCCGTCGGTCGTTTTTGGCTTCTATACAACCAGGAATGCAAGCTAAATAACTAATTGTAAAGGGGAAAAACAAAGAGGAGAAAATCGTATATTCTAGGAACCTTTGTCCTGTGTGATGTGGGGAAGTACCAGAAGGGGTACATGCCGTAAACATAGGTGGCAGGTAAAAATATATTGACTGGTCCTAATGCAATGATGAGGAAGGGAGCATTGTGCCGGTCCGACATTGAACGAAAATATGTGAAGAATTTGCTGTATAGCAATAGCGTGGTTTTTCTAAATGTCCATCTGCAGAATTTCCGAAATTCAGGATTTGGAATTACGGATTTTAGAATATCGAGTTTGTTGTTGGACGGGGAAACAATTTTGTCTGGGAAAGAAACGCCCCACCATCAACAAATAGACTTGATCGAACAAAATCCTTTAATCCTCCCGGTAAGTCCTGACCCGCCGGTCAAGTCGAACTGCGAGCGCTAGACCATACTTCTTTCAACGGTCTGAAAATATAAAATCCCTTTTGTTTAATTAGCGTTGGTCGTCCTATAGGTCATTCAGTGATTTCGTAGGGCGAGGCCGCGATCTCGGATTACTCCAAAAGCCAGCTATCACCTTTAAATACAACCTAAATTCCTCTCTCTAGGGCAGGAAACAATCCTATAGGACTTCACACCAAACAATGCATGGCCAGGGAGAGTCTCTTCATGTCTGCACCTGTAAGCTATAAAAGTAGAATTTCAATGCTCTACTTTCGGGAACTTAAAAAGGTAGGGCAAACCGAGGCAAGGGGATTTTCTTTGGAATATGGATGTGACCGGGGAATTCTTGGAAGCCGGTCTTTAATCCCAATATGGCTGTCAGGTAATTACGTTCTTTTTCCGGAGCAGACCAGTAAGGGCAATGCGGTCAATTGATGTTCTGCGTTGTTTGGGGTAAACGAAATTGTTTCAGGACTCCAGAGAAATATTGTCTGGGATGTGGTGGACTCTTACGATGGGGGTGAACCGAATGCTATTCGGGTTGAAGGTTTAAAATTTATTATCAGAAAACCAGTCCATGGGGGTGGTGGCTGGATACACGAGTCACGAAGGGAATTGGGAAAGTACTTATTTTTTTAGATTTTTCTCTTCTGTGGGCGGCTCGGTTGATTTCGGAATTGAGATCGTTGACCCTCGACGGGATTGTAACTTTTCTTCCGGAATGGGTATTCGCGGTTCCCATTCCTCGACCAATCCTGCCGTTCCTCGTTGGCCCCATGTGGACAGATTGATGGTGGAATTTTTTCTTAGACGGGTGACCATGCGTACTTTCTCCATGTTGTGAAAGGTGAATAGGATAAATAGTCGTTTGGTAAATGACTCTGTCTGTGTGATTTTCCCTTCAAAATGTATCTAAAATAGGATGTTTTTAAGGAAAAAACACCATTTTAAATTAAACAGCAATTTATATGCCAGACAATTCAGGATTTTATGTATCCTTAGACCTCATGTGGGATATGAGTACCATCAAAAGAATGTAAGTTGGGGCTGAATAGGAGGAGTGCGTAAAGGATGGAAAAGGAGCCTCGTTACTCTGGACCGTTTCGCAAAAAACCAGCTAGTTTATTCAGAATCTTTCCCGGGGAAATGGGCTTTGGCCAAAATTCAGAGGCACCAGCCCTCAAGGCAAGCTCGCTGTTTGTGCTATCGGATTGTGTGCTCATGAGGATAATCGGAGTTCTTTGGAAACTCTTCTGTGCGCGAAGTTGTTCACAGACTTGGAATCCATCAAGGCCGGGCATTTTCACATCCATAAATATCAAGTCGGGTTGAACGCGTTTCGCCTGTTCGAGGCCGCTCTCGCCATCCTCTGCACACACAATCTGATAGCCAATTCGTTCTAAAATATCCCCCAGAATCATCAAATTATCGGGGGAATCATCAATGAGAAGTATGGTGACGGAAACGGTGCCGGATACCTGTTCTAATGTCTGTGGTAAAGATATTGTTATGTTCATCATGCCTCCCTCCAATCTTTGACGTATTGCCTCATATACTTTTGTTACCCATGTAATAAGCAAGGATAGTGCTATGTTGATTTTGTTGTATAACTATTTGAAATATAACTATTTTTATAGAATTTTTCTTGTTGGAACGGGTATTGTGAGGTGTTCCATGAGACAAATAGGATGGGACAGCTAATGGGTTTGAGACAAAGCAAATTTGGGACGTCCAGGAGAAAACCATTCACAAATGAGTGATATCCGTCTGTTCCTGGTGGTCACTGGGGCATTTGATACGGAGATATCATAGGCCGATATCAGAGACCACGAGTGGGGTGGGCTTTACCAAAAAATGATATTTGATGAGGGTTGTCTGAACGTTCATGGTAGTCTACCTGAAATCTCTTTATCATAATTGGTTAATCGAAATTGACATGGAAAAGCTGGAAAATACAAGAAATCAAAAAAATCAATTGGTAAGTATTGTCATTCCCGTATACAACGAGCGGAAAACAATTGAGACGATTGTATGCCGTGTGCAAAATGTGAAAATTTCAAAAGAACTGATCATTGTGGATGATGGATCCACAGATGGAACTCGCGAATGGCTCATCGAGCAGTTCGGTCAGGGGACTTCGGACGAAGAAGCAAGCCAGAAAGAATTGGGTGAATCTGGTGCTGATAGTTCTGGTGTCCGAGTGCTGACTCACCAACGCAATCAAGGGAAGGGCGCGGCCTTGAAAACGGGATTTCTGTGTGCCAAGGGGAGCATTGTCCTCGTGCAGGACGCGGATTTGGAATATAGTCCTGATGATTATCATCGGCTGTTGGAGCCAGTGATGACCGGTCGGGCTGATGTCGTCTATGGGTCCAGATTTTTGGGGGCACGGAAAGGGAATTGGTTACTCGTCTCATATCTGGGTAACAAGATTTTTACTGCGTTAACCAATGCTGCGACGGGTTTATCCTTGACGGATGTATGGACTGGGTACAAAGTGTTTAAACGGGAAGTCTTAACAGATATCTCCCTCGAAGAATCAGGGTTTGATTTGGAATTAGAACTCACACTGAAAGTGGCTCAGAAGAATTGGCGCGTGACAGAGGTACCGATTTCTTATTTACCCCGAAGTAAAGCG contains:
- a CDS encoding response regulator; protein product: MMNITISLPQTLEQVSGTVSVTILLIDDSPDNLMILGDILERIGYQIVCAEDGESGLEQAKRVQPDLIFMDVKMPGLDGFQVCEQLRAQKSFQRTPIILMSTQSDSTNSELALRAGASEFWPKPISPGKILNKLAGFLRNGPE
- a CDS encoding glycosyltransferase family 2 protein, whose amino-acid sequence is MEKLENTRNQKNQLVSIVIPVYNERKTIETIVCRVQNVKISKELIIVDDGSTDGTREWLIEQFGQGTSDEEASQKELGESGADSSGVRVLTHQRNQGKGAALKTGFLCAKGSIVLVQDADLEYSPDDYHRLLEPVMTGRADVVYGSRFLGARKGNWLLVSYLGNKIFTALTNAATGLSLTDVWTGYKVFKREVLTDISLEESGFDLELELTLKVAQKNWRVTEVPISYLPRSKAEGKKIGWRDGLQSIKTLYRYSPLITRLVVFLVSHTFHCIRIFKKSHPSLIWLGLRK